From Methanoculleus oceani, a single genomic window includes:
- a CDS encoding M28 family metallopeptidase, with protein MERDSAPDRYTRRHVHFRWMPLCVLLLAGMTVLLAAAPAGATGAPEQEYDPAIAAMLAEIDESELENTTYDLQNFSTRVYGSAGNREAGEYLYRRLADIPGLEVEFRGGELNNVVATLPGSGNNSDGVVVVGAHYDSTSSDPDRAPGATDNGGGVAIVLELARVMSRHSFNRTVEFAFWNAEEIGRYGSADYAGNATIPVVLYFNYDSACYDPMNRSVLDIVYDERSADIAALMAGHNTLYGLNFTLTGNNHTCASDHIPFRARGYPAVTTHCEEHGPAHTPDDTIDHVSFGYAKRNAGLGLSVLAEVAGLRDGAAIQKAPMILWNLSGRLDGAG; from the coding sequence ATGGAACGTGATTCAGCGCCCGACAGGTATACCCGACGGCATGTCCACTTCCGGTGGATGCCGCTCTGCGTTCTGCTGCTCGCCGGCATGACCGTTCTCCTCGCGGCCGCCCCGGCAGGCGCCACCGGCGCACCCGAGCAGGAGTACGATCCCGCCATCGCCGCAATGCTCGCGGAGATCGATGAATCCGAACTCGAGAACACGACATACGACCTGCAGAACTTTTCGACCCGGGTGTACGGCTCGGCTGGAAACCGGGAGGCGGGCGAGTACCTCTACCGGAGGCTTGCCGATATCCCCGGGCTCGAGGTGGAGTTCCGGGGCGGGGAACTCAACAACGTCGTCGCCACGCTCCCCGGTAGCGGCAACAACTCCGACGGAGTCGTGGTGGTGGGGGCGCATTACGACAGCACGTCCTCGGACCCCGACCGTGCGCCCGGGGCTACCGACAACGGGGGCGGCGTCGCGATCGTCCTGGAACTCGCCCGGGTGATGAGCCGGCACTCATTTAACCGGACTGTGGAGTTCGCGTTCTGGAACGCCGAAGAGATCGGTCGGTACGGCAGCGCCGACTATGCCGGGAACGCGACGATCCCGGTCGTGCTCTACTTCAACTACGACTCGGCCTGCTACGATCCCATGAATCGCTCCGTCCTCGATATCGTCTACGACGAGCGATCTGCGGATATTGCGGCGCTCATGGCGGGCCATAACACCCTCTACGGGCTCAACTTCACCCTGACCGGGAACAACCACACCTGTGCCTCGGACCATATACCCTTCCGGGCCCGGGGCTACCCGGCCGTGACGACCCACTGCGAGGAGCACGGCCCTGCCCATACCCCGGACGACACCATCGACCACGTCTCGTTTGGGTATGCGAAGAGGAACGCCGGGCTCGGCCTCTCGGTGCTGGCCGAAGTGGCCGGG
- a CDS encoding DUF61 family protein yields the protein MPDRPSAGDESTLLRWMRFEIGRINDGVVAERKRLSRLLSEEHPSSVTKGGNRYEFDRDVLLRLEQALPGELQRRLRLPILFYFDSTVPDSFFLADEAAVQALQSLQEISPLRRMQGGRLWIAKPLVYAIMNRYPTAVQIMMG from the coding sequence ATGCCTGACCGACCATCAGCAGGCGACGAGTCGACCCTCTTACGATGGATGCGGTTTGAGATCGGCAGGATCAACGACGGCGTCGTCGCGGAACGCAAACGCCTCTCCCGGCTCCTCTCGGAGGAGCACCCATCGTCGGTCACGAAGGGCGGGAACCGGTACGAGTTCGACCGCGACGTCCTCCTCCGGCTGGAGCAGGCCCTGCCGGGGGAGTTGCAGAGACGACTCCGGCTCCCGATCCTCTTCTACTTCGACTCCACGGTCCCGGACAGTTTCTTCCTCGCGGACGAGGCTGCGGTGCAGGCCCTCCAGAGCCTCCAGGAGATCAGCCCTCTCAGAAGGATGCAGGGCGGGAGACTCTGGATAGCGAAACCTCTCGTGTACGCCATCATGAACAGGTACCCGACGGCCGTGCAGATCATGATGGGTTAG
- a CDS encoding M48 family metallopeptidase produces MGFFSPPSQYWYMNGGAKERVPCGMTVVRKAVRSARLQVRPDGTLRVVAPPTFDIGGFLQRNAAWIEKRREEFDRLAAEGCGQEDLLLLHGRFHRLVPGARFAIDGTGGAVACPSVPALKRNLSRMLKEEVLDRLEACPDLSSRRQGRISVKMQKTRWGSCSTLGNLNVNLRVIALPDPLREYVVVHEAAHLREQNHSKQFWRLVGDHYPGYRAAEAELRRYWVILERNRVWGTLRDTG; encoded by the coding sequence ATGGGGTTTTTCTCGCCGCCGTCCCAGTACTGGTACATGAATGGGGGAGCAAAGGAGAGAGTCCCGTGCGGCATGACCGTCGTCCGGAAGGCGGTGCGCTCCGCCCGTCTTCAGGTGCGGCCGGACGGGACCCTGCGGGTGGTCGCTCCCCCGACGTTCGACATTGGGGGGTTTCTGCAGCGCAACGCGGCCTGGATCGAGAAGCGGCGCGAGGAGTTCGACCGGCTGGCCGCCGAAGGGTGCGGGCAGGAAGACCTGCTCCTCCTGCACGGGCGGTTCCACCGCCTGGTCCCGGGTGCGCGGTTCGCGATCGACGGGACCGGCGGGGCCGTCGCCTGCCCATCCGTTCCCGCCCTCAAAAGAAACCTCTCCCGGATGCTGAAGGAGGAGGTTCTCGACCGACTGGAAGCCTGCCCGGACCTCAGCAGCCGGAGGCAGGGGCGGATCTCGGTGAAGATGCAGAAGACCCGTTGGGGGAGCTGCTCGACGCTCGGCAACCTGAACGTCAACCTGCGCGTCATAGCACTTCCCGACCCCCTGCGGGAGTACGTCGTCGTCCACGAGGCTGCCCACCTCCGCGAGCAGAACCACTCGAAGCAGTTCTGGCGTCTCGTCGGCGACCATTACCCCGGGTACCGGGCGGCGGAGGCCGAGCTGCGGCGTTACTGGGTCATCCTCGAACGGAACCGGGTATGGGGAACACTGCGGGACACGGGGTGA
- a CDS encoding PAS domain S-box protein, with protein sequence MDPHTTNRLATGEEHGDGPDCREGESSVAGETPAGISGVTAAMLRQVIETSLSGICIVDREGRIAFANAALLAMWGYDLQEMVGKPATLLWLSPGEGQDCIGCALSAGRWSGTVAARRRDSSRFDAGISVSTVRDPGTADVWLLLSCIDVTVRRKAEDAPGHHRSLEAAVAAMPARFMNPAEIDPAIDDSLEDLGRACGVCRAYLSLFNDPRTLLGTTHEWCRPERNPRRGESRKFPSSDLPRWVVRILEGETVLVSGASREGRQSREEREFLKRHGVTATLMVPLRLNGAVVGFVGFDRDTDGARFADEDVALLSAAVHIIAGALDRKQSEYIFRESEDLYQVVLDAITDTVTVVDTRFTLLLANDAFVAWCEDLGLETNVVGKDLFAVLPFLPPATRQMYERVIRTGRPLTSERPLTFGDRTMILREMRVPIFEHGEVARVVTVSRDVTAQREVEDLKLKAYTQIERNMEQFALLADHIRNPLQAIMGRAELLDDAAATEKIRQQVQRINGIIDQLDGRWAESRKLSMFWRKYS encoded by the coding sequence ATGGATCCGCATACAACGAACCGTTTGGCGACCGGCGAGGAGCACGGCGACGGTCCGGACTGTCGGGAGGGCGAGAGTTCCGTCGCCGGCGAGACCCCGGCCGGGATATCCGGCGTCACCGCTGCGATGCTGCGGCAGGTGATCGAGACCTCGCTCTCCGGGATCTGCATCGTCGATCGGGAGGGACGTATCGCCTTTGCCAACGCTGCGCTGCTTGCCATGTGGGGGTATGACCTGCAGGAGATGGTCGGAAAGCCCGCGACCCTCCTCTGGCTCTCCCCGGGAGAAGGGCAGGACTGCATCGGCTGCGCTCTCTCTGCCGGCAGGTGGAGCGGGACGGTTGCCGCCCGGCGGCGAGATTCATCCCGTTTCGACGCCGGGATATCGGTCAGCACAGTCCGTGACCCCGGGACCGCAGACGTCTGGCTCCTCCTCTCCTGCATCGACGTCACCGTGCGGCGCAAGGCCGAGGATGCGCCCGGCCACCACCGCAGCCTTGAAGCGGCCGTCGCGGCGATGCCCGCACGGTTCATGAATCCTGCGGAGATCGATCCGGCCATCGACGACTCGCTTGAGGACCTCGGCCGTGCGTGCGGGGTCTGCAGGGCCTACCTCTCCCTCTTCAACGATCCACGGACGCTTCTTGGCACGACGCACGAGTGGTGCCGGCCGGAGCGAAACCCCCGGCGGGGGGAGTCCCGGAAGTTTCCTTCGAGCGACCTTCCCCGGTGGGTCGTGCGGATCCTCGAAGGCGAGACCGTGCTCGTGAGCGGAGCGTCCCGTGAAGGGCGGCAGAGCAGGGAGGAGCGCGAGTTCCTGAAGCGTCACGGCGTTACCGCGACGCTGATGGTTCCGCTCCGGCTGAACGGGGCGGTCGTCGGCTTTGTCGGGTTCGACCGGGATACCGATGGTGCCCGGTTCGCGGACGAGGATGTGGCGCTCCTCTCTGCAGCCGTTCACATCATCGCGGGCGCACTCGACCGGAAGCAGTCCGAGTACATCTTCCGGGAGTCGGAAGACCTCTACCAGGTCGTCCTTGACGCCATCACCGATACCGTCACCGTCGTCGATACCCGGTTCACCCTTCTTCTCGCGAACGACGCCTTCGTCGCCTGGTGCGAAGACCTCGGGCTCGAAACAAACGTCGTCGGCAAGGATCTCTTCGCCGTCCTGCCGTTCCTCCCTCCCGCCACCCGGCAGATGTATGAGCGGGTCATACGGACCGGCCGGCCGCTGACATCGGAGCGGCCTCTCACGTTCGGCGACCGGACCATGATCCTCCGGGAGATGCGGGTCCCGATCTTCGAGCACGGCGAGGTCGCAAGGGTCGTCACCGTCTCCCGCGACGTCACCGCCCAGAGGGAGGTCGAGGACCTGAAATTAAAGGCCTACACCCAGATCGAGCGGAACATGGAGCAGTTCGCCCTGCTCGCCGACCATATCCGGAACCCGCTCCAGGCGATCATGGGGCGTGCCGAACTGCTTGACGATGCCGCGGCGACGGAGAAGATCCGCCAGCAGGTGCAGCGGATCAACGGGATCATCGATCAGCTCGACGGGCGGTGGGCGGAATCGAGAAAACTCTCCATGTTCTGGAGGAAGTACTCCTGA
- a CDS encoding small multi-drug export protein, which translates to MRQIDVLWGDDGDDGRINWLKVSVPLLLCGLFLAVMWFFLPAEQWLLLVGMMVAYIVPPLGRETIIPVCILCGIPWWLAAFALAFLDFAGGLFMAWNFPLVLRIPRIGPWVSRFVAAGRTFLDRRPWLERLYFVGLIAFVALPFDGSGSIVGSVVGRMLGMTKTEVLSCITIGGIIGSFAIALGIDYIVNLIPEGTGFWVSLAVFLLIGTALLVMYRSYSRKQETNA; encoded by the coding sequence ATGCGGCAGATAGATGTGTTATGGGGCGATGACGGAGATGACGGCCGGATCAACTGGCTGAAAGTCTCGGTTCCGCTCCTCCTCTGCGGGCTCTTCCTTGCTGTCATGTGGTTCTTCCTTCCGGCGGAGCAGTGGCTCCTGCTTGTCGGGATGATGGTCGCCTATATCGTTCCGCCGCTCGGCCGGGAGACGATCATCCCGGTCTGCATCCTCTGCGGGATCCCCTGGTGGCTGGCCGCGTTTGCCCTGGCGTTCCTGGACTTTGCCGGCGGGCTCTTCATGGCCTGGAACTTCCCGCTGGTCCTGCGCATCCCCCGCATCGGCCCCTGGGTCAGCCGCTTTGTGGCCGCAGGCAGGACGTTCCTCGACCGGCGGCCGTGGCTTGAACGGCTCTACTTCGTCGGTCTCATCGCCTTTGTAGCCCTCCCCTTTGACGGGTCGGGGAGCATCGTCGGCTCCGTCGTCGGAAGAATGCTCGGGATGACGAAGACGGAGGTCCTCTCCTGCATCACCATCGGCGGCATCATCGGCAGTTTTGCCATCGCTCTCGGCATCGACTATATCGTGAACCTCATCCCGGAGGGAACCGGGTTCTGGGTCTCGCTTGCCGTCTTCCTCCTGATCGGCACCGCACTCCTGGTGATGTACCGGAGTTATTCGCGGAAACAGGAGACGAACGCCTGA
- a CDS encoding FAD synthase, producing MIRVVATGTFDILHPGHLYYLEESRRLGDELSVIVARDANVKHKPRPILPEDQRLRMVRALKPVDHALLGDLHDMFRPIAEIRPDIITLGFNQHFDEEHLRQRLRDRGLDADVVRIPGYPGSLASSSKIIERILNTRGPSGPTSPAGEE from the coding sequence GTGATCCGTGTGGTCGCGACGGGGACGTTCGATATCCTCCACCCCGGGCACCTCTACTACCTCGAGGAGTCCCGGAGACTCGGCGACGAACTCTCGGTGATCGTGGCGCGGGACGCGAACGTGAAGCATAAGCCGAGGCCGATCCTCCCGGAGGATCAACGGCTCCGGATGGTCCGGGCATTAAAGCCGGTCGACCATGCGCTCCTCGGCGACCTCCACGATATGTTCAGGCCGATAGCAGAGATCCGGCCCGATATCATCACGCTCGGGTTTAACCAGCATTTCGACGAGGAGCATCTCCGGCAGAGACTCCGGGACCGCGGGCTCGACGCGGACGTCGTCCGGATACCCGGGTATCCCGGCTCGCTTGCCAGTTCATCGAAGATCATCGAGCGTATCCTGAATACCCGGGGCCCATCCGGTCCCACCAGCCCTGCCGGTGAAGAGTGA
- a CDS encoding Mov34/MPN/PAD-1 family protein gives MAIRGISRDLLAMLFELGKEHHPNEFVAVLRERNGIIRDLDLVPGTIVGEESASFFIDMLPLDIHQAGSAHSHPNGVLSPSSADLRFFPTVGRYHVIVGSPYTERDWRCYRADGSAMSLEVVE, from the coding sequence ATGGCCATACGCGGGATCAGCAGGGATCTGCTTGCGATGCTCTTCGAACTCGGGAAGGAACATCACCCGAACGAGTTCGTCGCCGTGCTGCGAGAGAGGAACGGCATTATCCGGGACCTCGACCTGGTGCCCGGCACCATCGTCGGGGAAGAGAGCGCCTCGTTCTTCATCGATATGCTCCCGCTGGACATCCACCAGGCCGGCAGCGCCCATAGCCACCCGAACGGGGTCCTCTCCCCGTCGTCGGCGGATCTCAGGTTCTTCCCCACGGTGGGACGTTACCACGTCATCGTCGGCTCCCCTTACACGGAGAGGGACTGGCGGTGCTACCGGGCGGACGGGAGCGCGATGTCCCTTGAGGTGGTCGAGTGA
- a CDS encoding fasciclin domain-containing protein has protein sequence MRRNPTILGLVAALAIGLVALPVLAATADVDIRDGAYLPPSLTVEGNTTVTWTNYDEVSHTVTSTGGLFDSGPIEQNETFDYTFADTGTYPYGCTLNASTQRTPMQGVVIVVPEGMMVDGEETATPTEEPENATLADLIAGNENLTSFADAVGGAGLTETVLATGGPYTVFAPDDAAFEALGNETRAGLSNDTETLDTLLMHHVVGGNYTLEDLMAEVNATGNETVLETLTGDNLSVVAADGTLTVGNATIVASDITADNGVVHIIDTVLVPPGLVLPENVTPAGNETADANVTITSPEEGASIAAGNVTVSVNVTNFTLVEPTGQANAPGEGHLHYYLDAPVPTNASAPAIPETGGYVVSANTSYTWENVTAGEHNLSVQLVNNDHTPLIPLMFETVNATVDGNATPEATPEERVIP, from the coding sequence ATGAGACGGAATCCAACCATACTCGGGCTCGTAGCGGCCCTGGCCATCGGACTCGTTGCCCTGCCGGTTCTCGCGGCAACTGCCGACGTCGATATACGCGACGGGGCGTATCTCCCCCCTTCGCTCACGGTTGAGGGCAATACTACGGTAACCTGGACGAATTACGACGAGGTAAGCCATACCGTCACCAGCACGGGCGGACTCTTCGACTCCGGGCCGATAGAACAGAACGAGACGTTCGACTACACCTTCGCCGATACGGGAACCTATCCGTACGGCTGTACGCTCAACGCCTCGACGCAACGGACACCCATGCAGGGTGTCGTCATCGTCGTCCCGGAGGGAATGATGGTCGACGGGGAGGAGACCGCGACCCCGACGGAGGAGCCGGAGAACGCGACGTTGGCCGACCTGATCGCGGGGAATGAGAATCTGACCTCCTTTGCGGATGCCGTCGGGGGGGCGGGCCTTACCGAAACCGTGCTTGCCACGGGGGGGCCGTATACGGTCTTTGCTCCGGACGATGCCGCCTTCGAAGCTCTCGGCAACGAGACCCGTGCCGGACTCTCGAACGATACGGAGACGCTTGATACCCTGCTCATGCACCACGTGGTGGGGGGGAACTATACCTTAGAAGACCTGATGGCGGAAGTAAACGCCACCGGCAACGAGACGGTTCTTGAGACGCTCACCGGGGACAACCTCTCCGTCGTGGCGGCCGACGGCACCCTCACGGTAGGGAACGCCACAATCGTCGCATCCGATATCACGGCCGACAACGGCGTCGTCCATATCATCGACACGGTCCTCGTGCCGCCGGGTCTCGTGCTGCCGGAGAACGTGACCCCGGCGGGGAACGAGACCGCTGACGCGAACGTCACCATCACGTCGCCGGAGGAGGGCGCCAGCATCGCTGCCGGGAACGTCACGGTGAGCGTGAACGTCACGAACTTCACGCTGGTGGAGCCGACCGGGCAGGCGAACGCGCCGGGCGAAGGTCACCTGCACTACTACCTGGACGCCCCGGTGCCGACGAACGCGAGCGCGCCCGCCATCCCGGAGACCGGCGGCTACGTCGTCTCCGCGAACACCTCATACACCTGGGAGAACGTGACGGCGGGCGAGCACAACCTCTCGGTCCAGCTGGTCAACAACGACCACACCCCGCTCATACCGCTCATGTTCGAGACGGTGAACGCCACCGTCGACGGGAACGCGACCCCGGAGGCCACGCCGGAAGAACGGGTCATCCCTTAA
- a CDS encoding dihydropteroate synthase-like protein, whose product MRILLPTGSATVAIVKAAAERFSDRYETDVAVTGEIASFLAPADLRVLLVAGDYDMAIVSGMCTASFADIERETGVPVYRGPRHAADLPLVFSVLDRVRLSKTVPADEFLAQTRREEAFRQVALREAEAEADFIVRGVKIGGGSRMKVLAEIMDAHKRDDLPADVRRFFADGADIVDLGFGFDAAPGDVERCFAALADIEGPLAVDTQDPSLIAAALFRADLVLSLHEGNIPAVGEAVADAGAAAVVVPRERTLPENLAAAQDAGIRCLIADPLLQPVGSGLAASLSGFMEVSCPLFFGAGNVVELLDADSSGANALLAGMAHEVGAAVVFTSEHSDKTTGSVAEMRRATEMMALVTDRPYPKDLGLDLLILKEKRRRREPPLEYGGIMDAHPAADEIVYDPLGCIRIGIEGDCIVAVHKDRAVRGRRWEDVFYTLLENGSLSRLDHAAYLGKELFKAELAIRYRRSFEQDGPF is encoded by the coding sequence ATGCGCATTCTCCTCCCGACCGGATCGGCAACGGTCGCAATAGTAAAAGCGGCCGCTGAGCGGTTCAGCGACCGCTACGAGACAGATGTTGCGGTTACCGGCGAAATTGCGTCGTTTCTTGCCCCCGCCGACCTCCGGGTGCTGCTCGTTGCCGGTGACTACGACATGGCGATCGTCTCCGGGATGTGCACCGCATCCTTTGCCGATATCGAGCGCGAGACCGGCGTCCCGGTCTACCGGGGCCCGCGGCACGCGGCCGACCTCCCGCTGGTCTTTTCGGTGCTTGACCGTGTCCGGCTCTCAAAGACCGTTCCCGCCGACGAGTTCCTCGCACAGACACGTCGTGAGGAGGCCTTCCGGCAGGTGGCGCTCCGGGAAGCGGAGGCGGAGGCGGACTTCATCGTCCGCGGCGTGAAGATCGGCGGGGGTTCGAGGATGAAGGTGCTCGCGGAGATCATGGATGCGCACAAGCGCGACGATCTCCCCGCCGACGTCCGGCGGTTCTTTGCCGACGGGGCCGACATCGTCGACCTGGGGTTCGGTTTCGACGCGGCACCCGGCGATGTCGAGCGGTGTTTTGCTGCCCTTGCGGATATCGAAGGCCCCCTCGCGGTCGATACGCAGGACCCCTCCCTCATCGCGGCGGCTCTCTTCCGTGCCGACCTGGTGCTCTCCCTGCACGAGGGAAACATCCCCGCCGTCGGGGAGGCGGTCGCGGATGCCGGGGCGGCCGCGGTCGTGGTGCCTCGTGAACGGACGCTCCCGGAGAACCTTGCCGCCGCACAGGATGCCGGGATCCGCTGCCTGATCGCCGACCCCCTCCTCCAGCCGGTGGGGTCCGGACTCGCCGCTTCGCTCTCCGGGTTCATGGAGGTTTCCTGCCCGCTCTTCTTCGGGGCGGGAAACGTCGTGGAACTGCTGGACGCCGACTCTTCCGGGGCGAACGCGCTGCTCGCGGGGATGGCGCACGAGGTCGGGGCCGCCGTCGTCTTCACGAGCGAACACAGCGACAAGACCACCGGATCGGTCGCGGAGATGCGGCGGGCGACCGAGATGATGGCCCTCGTGACCGACCGGCCGTATCCCAAAGACCTGGGGCTCGATCTCCTGATCCTGAAGGAGAAACGGCGACGGCGCGAACCTCCGCTGGAGTACGGGGGTATCATGGATGCGCATCCCGCCGCGGACGAGATCGTCTACGACCCTCTCGGGTGCATCCGCATCGGCATCGAGGGGGACTGCATCGTCGCGGTCCACAAGGATCGCGCCGTGCGGGGGAGGCGCTGGGAGGACGTCTTCTACACGCTCCTCGAGAACGGGAGCCTCTCCCGGCTCGACCATGCTGCTTATCTCGGAAAAGAACTCTTCAAGGCGGAACTCGCCATCAGGTACAGGAGGAGCTTCGAGCAGGACGGGCCGTTCTGA
- a CDS encoding CehA/McbA family metallohydrolase — protein MLRCDLHVHTRFSRDGESSVEEILRRAEAVGLDAVAITDHDTVEGARYALECDTSVTVIPGTEVSTRQGHLLALGVTEPLPAGLDFHETVALARARGALLILPHPYHRWRHGVGRRLAAGIGAVDAVEVFNSRYITGSANRKAAVIARRFGKPGVAGSDAHNARYVGFGVTYVTAEPDVASILSAIREGRTMAGGRMTPLHTYTRQSIKGALRRIRRTVHG, from the coding sequence ATGCTGCGGTGCGATCTGCATGTCCACACAAGGTTCTCCAGGGACGGAGAGAGCAGTGTGGAGGAAATCCTCCGGCGAGCGGAGGCTGTCGGCCTCGACGCTGTCGCGATCACCGATCACGACACGGTGGAAGGTGCCCGCTACGCCCTCGAGTGCGACACCTCCGTGACCGTGATTCCGGGCACGGAGGTATCGACGAGACAGGGCCACCTGCTCGCTCTCGGGGTCACGGAGCCCCTGCCGGCAGGGCTTGACTTCCACGAGACCGTCGCCCTTGCCCGTGCCCGGGGCGCTCTCCTCATCCTCCCGCACCCCTACCACCGCTGGCGTCACGGCGTCGGGAGGAGACTCGCGGCGGGTATCGGAGCAGTGGATGCAGTGGAGGTCTTCAACAGCCGCTACATCACCGGGTCGGCGAACCGGAAGGCCGCAGTCATTGCACGGAGGTTCGGGAAACCCGGCGTTGCCGGGAGCGACGCCCACAACGCCCGTTACGTCGGGTTCGGGGTCACGTACGTCACGGCCGAGCCGGATGTGGCCTCCATCCTCTCCGCGATCCGGGAAGGGCGGACGATGGCGGGAGGGAGGATGACCCCGCTCCACACCTACACACGCCAGTCCATCAAGGGCGCTCTCCGCAGGATTCGGCGGACGGTACACGGATGA
- the truA gene encoding tRNA pseudouridine(38-40) synthase TruA yields MNLAFRFSYFGDRFFGSQMQPLLRTVEGEFIEACRRLQVFDDWREANFVTAGRTDRGVHARGQVCSFSTDRPERAVRALNQVLPADIWCTAWAGVPDGFHPRYSTASRTYRYYFFSPGNAAAMHEAAQEFLGRHDFSAFARVGDRSPERRILAARVFKDGPFTVFEVTGESFLWNMVRCMATALERVGRGEAGAGEIARLLTAPVEQRIPAAPPEGLILWDIDCGVSFAPLPIDEKSRRYLADRYRYHALMAEVSACLAPDDRWPDTSRI; encoded by the coding sequence ATGAACCTGGCGTTCCGTTTCTCGTACTTCGGGGACCGTTTCTTCGGCTCGCAGATGCAGCCTCTGCTCCGCACCGTTGAGGGGGAGTTCATCGAGGCCTGCCGGCGCCTCCAGGTCTTCGACGACTGGCGGGAGGCGAACTTCGTCACCGCCGGCCGCACCGATCGCGGGGTGCATGCCCGTGGTCAGGTCTGCTCGTTTTCTACCGACAGGCCCGAACGGGCGGTCCGGGCACTGAACCAGGTGCTCCCGGCCGACATCTGGTGCACGGCGTGGGCCGGGGTCCCGGATGGGTTCCACCCCCGGTACAGCACCGCATCGAGGACCTACCGCTACTACTTCTTCTCCCCGGGCAACGCCGCAGCCATGCACGAAGCGGCACAGGAGTTTCTCGGGCGGCACGACTTCTCGGCGTTCGCCCGCGTCGGCGACCGGAGCCCGGAGAGGAGGATCCTTGCGGCACGGGTCTTTAAAGACGGGCCGTTCACCGTCTTTGAAGTGACAGGGGAGAGTTTCCTCTGGAATATGGTCCGGTGCATGGCGACGGCGCTCGAACGAGTGGGGAGGGGCGAGGCCGGCGCCGGAGAGATCGCACGGCTCCTTACAGCACCGGTGGAGCAGAGAATCCCTGCGGCCCCTCCCGAGGGGCTGATCCTCTGGGATATCGATTGCGGGGTCTCCTTTGCACCGCTCCCGATCGACGAGAAGAGCCGCCGATACCTTGCCGACCGCTACCGTTACCACGCTCTCATGGCGGAAGTATCCGCATGCCTTGCACCGGATGACCGGTGGCCGGACACATCCCGGATATAA